In Atribacterota bacterium, the DNA window TTACACTAACTGATGAGATACTAATTTATATTATTAGCAATAATACCGGAATATTTTAAGATAATAGCTTTTAACAGCACATTCTCGGATTATGTTAGAGCTTGCTCGGTAAAAGTTGTCAATAACCTTCATTTTCATTGACAGGAAGTGTTATAATTATTTTGTATGATGAAACATTCATATATTCATTTTAATATTAAAAATCAATTTATGCTATCCCGTTATTTTTACCTGAAGTCATCTCAGGGATAATCTTGCTAGAAAATATTCGCTAAAAAAATGACAAATAGGCAAAAGAAAAAGAGAATAAAAAAAAGTCTCTTTAAAATTAAGCCTATTTTTGAATTTTCTTAAGACCATCCTTCAGTTGAGTATACCACTTAGAGTTTTTGATTAGTATAAAAATAGAACAAAGGAAAGGGAGGAGGTGAAAAAGTGAAAAAAAGGACAGTTTTCCTATCAATTGTAATTCTGTTAACTTCTTTGTTGCTAAATGGTTGTATGACACCCTTCCTGGGAAATGAGCCGGTAATAATTATTACAAATCCAAAAACAACTGCTATGGTAGGAGAGCCCTATATCTATCAGGTGGACACTGATGATGATGGTAAAACCAAATTGGTATTTAATCTAATAGTGGCTCCGGAGGGTATGACCATTGAGGGATCAACCGGATTGATAATGTGGACACCAAGCGAAGATCAGGTGGGGGAGCATGAGGTTGATATCATGGTAAACGATGGCTGGTACAAAGATAACCAGGAATTTACCATAACGGTAAGCAAGATGCAGTTGAGCTCTATTAGCGTTCTACCTCTCTCCATGAAATTTACAAGTATCAACAGTAGCAAAAATATAGTGTCTATTACTGCTCACTATACTGATGGTTCCAGTGCCGAAATTAACAAAGCTGAATGCGTTTTTCAGTCCAAAGATACCAGTAAAGCCACAGTTAATGAAGAGGGAGTAGTAACATCGCAAGGGAAAGGGAATACAACTATTACAGTGAGTTATACGGAAGAAGGGATAACCAAAAGTGCTAACATAATGGTAACAGTAGAAATTCCAACTTATACTCCGCCTACTAGCGGTGGCTGAGGAAAAAATAAAGCCTGATAGTTTATCAGGATTTAAAAATTATATTATAATAAAGAGCGGGAGTGGATAGGTTCTGGTGGACCTTGCGGACTTCAAATCCGTGGGCGGTAATTTATGATTGCCGTGGTGGGTTCGATTCCCACCCCTCCCGCCATTTTTAGTTAATGCCCATCATAGGTATAAACAATACTAGAATGGGCATTTTGTATAATATTTAGTCTGTGTTAAAATATATATATCATCTGAAGAATAAATATAAGTAAGTGTATTAATAAGAATGCCAGGCTATATTCTATTTTCAGTATATTTTAGAATAGGAGAGAATATCTTAACTTGACTAATAATCATAATAAGACAGCACAGAATAATTTTCATGCTCAGTTGGCCCAAATTCCCAGTGTAGAGGAAGTTTTGCAGCAGGAAGAAATAGAAGTCCTAACTGGTCAATATTCCCGACCGATGATTACTCCTCTGGTCAGACAAGTACTGGCAGAGGAAAGGGAAAGAATCAGGAATGGTTCCACACCTTCTTCTTTAGCGGATATTAGTACAAGATGTGTTACTTTAATCCGGAAGGAATACCAGTCATTTATCCAGCCAGTTATTAATGGAACGGGAGTAATTTTACATACCAACCTGGGAAGGGCAGTCCTGGGTAAGGCCATAATTAACGATTCCTTACCTTCCCTGGTGGGTTATAGCAATCTGGAATATGACCTTTTTCGGGGGGAAAGAGGTAAGAGGGGGGATTTTGTTGAGAGAATGCTGGCCGAGTTCAGTCAATCAGAAAGCTCCCTCATTCTTAATAATAATGCTGCTGCTGTTTTTCTAATCTTGAAGGTACTGGCAAAAGGCAAAGAGGTAATTATTTCCAGAGGTGAATTAGTACAGATTGGTGGTGGTTTTCGCATTCCCGATATATTAAGGGAAAGCAGTGCGATTCTGCGGGAAGTAGGGACTACCAACCAGACCAATCTGGATGATTATAGAGAAGCTATTAATGAAAATACTGCCTTACTCTTGAAGGTGCACCAGAGCAACTTTTCTTTAGAAGGTTTTTCTCATTCGGTAAGTACAAAGGAGCTTAAGATACTGGGGGAAAAATATAAGCTTCCTGTGGTAGCTGATTTGGGTAGCGGATCCTTTCTGTCTACTGAACAATTTACTTTAGTTCACGAACCTATGGTCCAGGAGATGATAAGAAGTGGCGCGGATTTGGTTTGCTTTAGTGCTGATAAATTGCTGGGAGGACCTCAGGGAGGAATTATATGTGGCAGGAGGGAATATATAAACCAAATTAGGAAAGATCCCCTCTATCGTGTCTTTCGCGTAGGAAAGATAACTTTATCCCTTCTTCAATCTACCTTGTTGTTCTATTTACAGGGCAGGATCATACAGGAAATACCGGTTTGGAAGATGATCTCCCTATCAGGTCAGGAGATTAAAAGGAGGAGCCAGGCTTTAGCACAAAGTTTAAGAAAGAGAGGCATTCCTGCTCAGGTTATAGAGGGAGTATCTCTGATAGGAGGGGGTTCCTTACCCGGAAAAACATTGCCCACTTACCTTTTAAGCATTAAAACCGAGGGGAATATTGATGAGTTAGATCAGAGATTAAGATTATCTCGTCCTGCTGTTTTAGGTAGAGTTAAGGATAACTGTTTATTTTTTGATCCCAGAACAATTGAATCCCAATTTGATAAAAAGTTGATAGAACTTATCTCCTCCGCTTTTTACCAGAAAAATT includes these proteins:
- a CDS encoding Ig domain-containing protein, which encodes MKKRTVFLSIVILLTSLLLNGCMTPFLGNEPVIIITNPKTTAMVGEPYIYQVDTDDDGKTKLVFNLIVAPEGMTIEGSTGLIMWTPSEDQVGEHEVDIMVNDGWYKDNQEFTITVSKMQLSSISVLPLSMKFTSINSSKNIVSITAHYTDGSSAEINKAECVFQSKDTSKATVNEEGVVTSQGKGNTTITVSYTEEGITKSANIMVTVEIPTYTPPTSGG
- the selA gene encoding L-seryl-tRNA(Sec) selenium transferase; the encoded protein is MTNNHNKTAQNNFHAQLAQIPSVEEVLQQEEIEVLTGQYSRPMITPLVRQVLAEERERIRNGSTPSSLADISTRCVTLIRKEYQSFIQPVINGTGVILHTNLGRAVLGKAIINDSLPSLVGYSNLEYDLFRGERGKRGDFVERMLAEFSQSESSLILNNNAAAVFLILKVLAKGKEVIISRGELVQIGGGFRIPDILRESSAILREVGTTNQTNLDDYREAINENTALLLKVHQSNFSLEGFSHSVSTKELKILGEKYKLPVVADLGSGSFLSTEQFTLVHEPMVQEMIRSGADLVCFSADKLLGGPQGGIICGRREYINQIRKDPLYRVFRVGKITLSLLQSTLLFYLQGRIIQEIPVWKMISLSGQEIKRRSQALAQSLRKRGIPAQVIEGVSLIGGGSLPGKTLPTYLLSIKTEGNIDELDQRLRLSRPAVLGRVKDNCLFFDPRTIESQFDKKLIELISSAFYQKN